A single genomic interval of Flavobacterium sp. N2820 harbors:
- a CDS encoding DUF3857 domain-containing protein encodes MNRILTVILILFSSTVFSQENLIAIFPDSIRENANAIIKNDKTEIIFSSYNSMVVKKYRVITILNELGLKNIDAFEYMDNSTSIRNIEAIVYNAFGEEIKKIKRKDFKENSVSEGSIITDNRVIYLDYTPVQYPFTMVYQSEISTSNTAFVPSWNPIEDFFVSILNSSVTIKYTPEVKFKYKEFNFGDKVLKTESLGNLSYAIENFKALRKEELAPSLSKFTPYVIFGLAKFQIEGVEGSAENWSTFGKWMNDELLSDTEEIPEETKIKVAKLIGNETDNLKKAKIIYEFVQSKTRYVSIQLGIGGWKPMLAKNVDRLGYGDCKALTNYTRSLLKAFNIPSYYTVVYGDDQKRDIVEDFVSMQGNHVILGVQGNNEEITWLECTSQTLPFGFQGDFTDDRKVLVVSDEVCKIVKTKSFINEQNYQKTDSKVILNDDNSVKCTVIINSKGIIYDNKSPLKNANDDEVKKYYNDYFNIINNKKISKTEIVEDKKSLELNENIEFEANDFMKPNQGKIIVPLNCINQFSFVPKKYKDRKIPFEIDRGFCYEDESIISIPSNFKVEALPSEQNLKNEFGSYEYKIELKNNELVYKRKFLIKKGYYTPDQYEAYRKFREQVARSENSKVLLISK; translated from the coding sequence ATGAATCGTATTCTCACCGTCATTTTAATTTTATTTTCTAGTACTGTTTTTTCTCAAGAAAATTTAATCGCAATTTTTCCTGATAGCATAAGAGAAAATGCAAATGCTATTATAAAAAATGATAAAACTGAAATTATTTTTTCAAGTTATAATTCCATGGTTGTTAAAAAATATCGAGTAATAACAATCTTAAATGAATTAGGTTTAAAAAATATAGATGCTTTTGAGTATATGGACAATTCAACTTCTATTAGAAATATTGAAGCAATAGTTTATAATGCATTTGGTGAAGAAATAAAAAAAATAAAACGAAAAGATTTTAAAGAAAATTCTGTTAGTGAAGGTTCTATAATTACAGATAATCGAGTGATTTATTTAGATTACACTCCTGTACAATACCCTTTTACTATGGTTTATCAAAGCGAAATATCAACTTCTAATACCGCTTTTGTTCCAAGTTGGAATCCTATTGAAGATTTTTTTGTTAGTATATTAAATTCTTCCGTTACGATAAAGTATACTCCAGAAGTTAAATTTAAGTATAAAGAATTCAATTTCGGCGACAAAGTATTAAAAACTGAGTCTCTAGGAAATCTTTCTTATGCAATAGAAAACTTCAAAGCATTACGAAAAGAAGAATTAGCACCCTCTTTGAGTAAGTTCACTCCTTATGTAATTTTTGGGTTAGCTAAATTTCAAATCGAAGGTGTAGAAGGAAGTGCTGAGAATTGGTCAACTTTTGGGAAATGGATGAATGATGAATTATTGAGTGATACAGAAGAAATTCCAGAAGAAACAAAAATAAAAGTGGCCAAATTAATTGGCAATGAGACAGATAATTTAAAAAAAGCAAAAATTATATATGAATTTGTACAGAGTAAAACTCGATACGTAAGTATTCAATTGGGAATAGGTGGTTGGAAACCAATGTTGGCAAAAAATGTTGATCGATTAGGCTATGGGGATTGTAAAGCATTAACTAATTATACACGATCCCTTTTAAAAGCATTCAATATTCCTTCATATTACACAGTGGTTTATGGTGATGATCAAAAAAGAGATATTGTTGAAGACTTTGTTTCTATGCAAGGAAACCATGTAATTTTAGGTGTTCAAGGTAACAATGAAGAGATAACTTGGTTAGAATGTACAAGTCAGACATTGCCTTTTGGATTTCAAGGAGATTTCACAGACGACAGAAAGGTTTTAGTAGTTTCGGATGAGGTATGTAAAATTGTTAAAACAAAATCCTTTATTAACGAACAAAATTATCAAAAAACAGATTCTAAAGTTATTTTAAATGATGACAACAGCGTTAAATGTACTGTTATAATAAATTCTAAAGGAATTATTTATGATAATAAATCTCCTTTAAAAAATGCAAATGATGATGAGGTGAAAAAATATTACAATGATTATTTTAATATAATTAACAACAAAAAAATATCAAAAACAGAAATTGTAGAAGATAAAAAAAGTTTAGAATTAAATGAAAATATCGAATTTGAAGCCAACGATTTTATGAAACCCAATCAAGGTAAAATAATTGTTCCACTAAATTGCATCAATCAATTTTCATTTGTTCCAAAGAAGTATAAAGATAGAAAAATTCCGTTTGAAATAGACAGAGGGTTTTGTTATGAAGACGAGTCAATTATATCAATCCCGTCTAACTTTAAAGTTGAAGCGCTGCCAAGTGAACAAAACTTAAAGAATGAATTTGGAAGCTATGAATATAAAATTGAACTAAAAAATAACGAATTGGTTTATAAACGCAAATTTTTAATTAAAAAAGGATATTATACACCAGATCAATATGAAGCTTACCGAAAATTTAGAGAACAAGTAGCTAGAAGTGAAAATAGCAAAGTATTATTAATTTCAAAATAA
- the dtd gene encoding D-aminoacyl-tRNA deacylase, translating into MKAVIQRVSQSSVTINAEIVAQIQQGLLVLVGIEDADNQEDINWLTSKIANLRIFADQNEVMNLSLKDIEGEMIIVSQFTLQALTKKGNRPSYIKASKPEIAIPLYEFFVQQMEIELGKKVQTGQFGADMKVSLVNDGPVTIIIDTKNKE; encoded by the coding sequence ATGAAAGCAGTAATTCAACGAGTTTCTCAATCTTCTGTAACAATAAATGCTGAAATAGTAGCACAAATTCAACAAGGACTATTAGTTTTAGTTGGAATTGAAGATGCCGATAATCAAGAAGATATCAATTGGTTAACTTCCAAAATAGCCAATCTTAGAATTTTTGCAGATCAAAATGAAGTAATGAATTTGTCATTAAAAGATATTGAAGGTGAAATGATTATTGTAAGTCAGTTCACATTACAAGCATTAACCAAAAAAGGAAATCGTCCAAGTTATATAAAAGCTTCAAAACCCGAAATTGCAATTCCGCTTTACGAATTTTTTGTTCAACAAATGGAAATAGAATTAGGTAAAAAAGTACAAACCGGACAATTTGGAGCCGATATGAAAGTGAGTTTAGTTAATGACGGTCCTGTAACAATTATAATTGATACAAAAAATAAAGAGTAG
- the rsgA gene encoding ribosome small subunit-dependent GTPase A, with protein sequence MTGIVYKSTGSWYTIKTENGDFLECRIKGKFRMQGIKSTNPIAVGDVVDYDIENTTDETTGVIINIHERKNYIVRKSVNLSHHMHIIAANIDVVFLLVTINNPPTTTSFIDRFLVTAEAYGIEAIIVFNKIDTFDDPTLDEQLYLQHVYTEIGYKCLRVSAKEGKGIDELKALMKDRVSMFSGHSGVGKSTLVNTLEPSLNLKTKQISESHAQGKHTTTFAEMFDLSFGAQIIDTPGIRGFGIVDMEKQEIGDYFPEFFALKDQCKFNNCLHKDEPHCAIKTALENDEISWSRYKSYTQILEGDDEQYRADIYDAERRASDETRKS encoded by the coding sequence ATGACAGGAATCGTATATAAATCTACCGGAAGTTGGTACACCATTAAAACTGAAAATGGTGATTTTTTAGAGTGCCGTATAAAAGGTAAATTTAGAATGCAAGGAATCAAAAGCACCAATCCTATTGCAGTGGGCGATGTGGTAGATTATGATATCGAAAATACAACCGATGAAACTACGGGAGTTATCATAAATATTCACGAACGTAAAAATTATATTGTTAGAAAATCAGTCAATTTATCACATCATATGCATATTATTGCAGCTAATATTGATGTTGTTTTTTTATTAGTAACCATTAACAATCCTCCAACAACAACAAGTTTTATTGATCGATTTTTGGTTACAGCCGAAGCTTATGGAATTGAAGCAATTATAGTATTTAATAAAATAGACACGTTTGATGACCCCACATTAGACGAACAATTATATTTACAACACGTTTACACCGAGATTGGCTATAAATGTTTGCGCGTTTCTGCAAAAGAGGGAAAAGGAATTGACGAATTAAAAGCGTTAATGAAAGATAGAGTTTCTATGTTTTCTGGACATTCAGGTGTTGGAAAGTCTACTCTGGTTAACACTTTGGAACCTTCGTTAAATTTGAAAACCAAACAAATTTCTGAATCGCATGCACAAGGAAAACACACTACAACCTTTGCCGAAATGTTTGATTTGTCTTTTGGAGCACAAATTATTGATACACCCGGAATTCGTGGTTTTGGAATTGTAGATATGGAGAAACAAGAAATAGGCGATTATTTTCCTGAATTTTTTGCTTTAAAAGATCAATGTAAATTTAATAATTGTTTACATAAAGACGAACCCCATTGTGCTATAAAAACAGCATTGGAAAATGATGAAATTTCGTGGTCGCGTTATAAAAGTTACACGCAAATCTTGGAAGGAGATGATGAGCAATACCGTGCAGACATCTATGATGCCGAACGAAGAGCGAGCGACGAAACAAGAAAATCGTAG
- a CDS encoding bifunctional 3-deoxy-7-phosphoheptulonate synthase/chorismate mutase type II has protein sequence MENKKELRTWLDDFQLNHPLVIAGPCSAETEEQVLKIAHELKNSDVSIFRAGIWKPRTRPGGFEGVGEIGLKWLQKAKVETGLLMATEVATAAHVKLALENDIDVLWIGARTTVNPFAVQEIADALQGTDKIVLLKNPVNPDLSLWIGGLERLYNANIKKLGVIHRGFSTYEKTKYRNNPEWQIAIDLQNRFPDLPLICDPSHITGKRDMIQEVSQQALDLNYDGLIIETHIDPDNAWSDAAQQVTPATLKQMFVNLRVRKVTDDESEYNQKMAKLRLQIDEFDGKLLEILGNRMKVADKIGLLKKEKNVAILQNQRWNEILGKMILEGEEKGLSNEFVMHLFKAIHQESITHQEKVINK, from the coding sequence ATGGAAAATAAAAAAGAATTACGCACTTGGTTAGATGATTTTCAATTGAATCATCCATTAGTTATTGCAGGGCCATGCAGTGCAGAAACCGAAGAACAAGTTTTGAAAATAGCACACGAATTGAAAAATTCGGACGTTTCTATTTTTCGTGCTGGAATTTGGAAACCTCGCACGCGTCCAGGTGGATTTGAAGGTGTGGGAGAAATTGGGTTGAAATGGTTACAAAAAGCTAAAGTAGAAACAGGTTTGTTAATGGCAACCGAAGTAGCAACGGCGGCTCACGTAAAATTAGCATTGGAAAACGATATTGATGTATTATGGATTGGTGCAAGAACCACCGTAAATCCATTTGCAGTTCAAGAAATTGCCGATGCTTTGCAAGGAACCGATAAAATCGTTTTATTAAAAAATCCAGTAAATCCCGATTTATCTTTATGGATTGGTGGTTTAGAGCGTTTATACAATGCAAACATCAAAAAGTTAGGAGTAATTCACAGAGGATTTTCAACTTACGAAAAAACAAAATACCGCAATAATCCTGAGTGGCAAATAGCAATCGATTTACAAAATCGTTTTCCCGATTTACCCTTGATTTGCGACCCTTCGCACATTACAGGAAAGCGCGATATGATTCAAGAAGTATCACAACAAGCTTTAGATTTGAATTATGATGGCTTAATTATTGAAACCCATATTGATCCAGACAATGCTTGGAGCGATGCGGCACAACAGGTAACGCCGGCAACATTGAAACAAATGTTTGTTAATTTACGCGTTAGAAAAGTGACGGATGATGAAAGCGAATACAACCAAAAAATGGCAAAACTCCGCTTGCAAATTGATGAATTTGATGGAAAACTATTAGAAATTTTAGGCAACCGAATGAAAGTTGCCGACAAAATAGGACTGTTAAAGAAAGAAAAAAATGTAGCCATATTACAAAATCAACGTTGGAATGAAATTTTAGGCAAAATGATTTTGGAAGGCGAAGAAAAAGGATTGAGTAATGAATTTGTAATGCATTTGTTTAAAGCAATTCATCAAGAAAGTATTACACATCAAGAAAAAGTGATAAATAAGTAA
- a CDS encoding prephenate dehydratase, translating into MDIKVAIQGIQGSFHHQVAHHYFGEAVDLEECGSFRDVVTSLKTNQSDKAIMALENSIAGSILPNYALIDSNDLHIIGEYFLDIHMNLMVFPGQKIEDIKEVHSHPIALLQCANFFGQYPHIKLVESSDTAITAKRIQENQLRGIGALAGPVAANIYDLEIIADGIHTVKSNKTRFVVLKASNKEIPKELINKASIKFELDDTPGSLATVLNVLNNCKLNLTKIQSLPIIETPFTYAFFVDVVFEKYKHFEKAKKVMEIMTTHFKVLGEYERSKQ; encoded by the coding sequence ATGGATATTAAAGTTGCAATTCAGGGAATTCAAGGGTCGTTTCATCATCAAGTTGCTCATCATTATTTTGGTGAAGCAGTTGATTTGGAGGAATGTGGTTCATTTAGAGATGTGGTCACCAGTTTAAAAACCAATCAATCGGACAAAGCAATAATGGCGTTAGAAAACTCTATCGCAGGTTCAATCTTGCCAAATTATGCATTAATTGATTCAAATGATTTGCATATTATTGGCGAATATTTTTTAGATATTCATATGAATTTGATGGTGTTTCCAGGTCAAAAAATTGAAGATATTAAAGAAGTTCATTCACATCCCATTGCCTTGTTGCAATGTGCGAATTTCTTTGGTCAATATCCACATATTAAATTGGTAGAAAGTTCCGATACTGCAATTACAGCAAAACGAATTCAGGAAAATCAATTAAGAGGAATTGGTGCTTTGGCAGGACCAGTTGCGGCTAATATTTATGATTTGGAAATTATTGCTGACGGAATTCACACTGTAAAAAGTAATAAAACACGATTCGTGGTTTTAAAAGCGTCCAACAAAGAAATTCCGAAAGAACTCATTAATAAAGCATCGATAAAATTTGAATTAGATGATACACCGGGTTCATTGGCAACGGTTCTAAATGTGTTGAATAATTGCAAATTAAATTTAACAAAAATTCAATCGTTACCTATTATCGAAACACCTTTTACCTATGCTTTTTTTGTAGATGTGGTTTTTGAAAAATATAAACATTTTGAAAAAGCGAAAAAAGTAATGGAAATTATGACAACACATTTCAAGGTTTTGGGTGAATATGAAAGAAGTAAGCAATAA
- the gldA gene encoding gliding motility-associated ABC transporter ATP-binding subunit GldA, translating to MSIEVQNISKNYGDQKALDNISFSVKKGEIVGFLGPNGAGKSTLMKILTTYLTADSGTAMVNEHDVTLAQKEVQKSVGYLPEHNPLYLDLYVREYLAFNADLHKVAKSRIDEVIALTGLTPESHKKIGELSKGYRQRVGLATALLHNPDVMILDEPTTGLDPNQLVEIRDLIKNIGKDKTVFLSTHIMQEVEAICDRIIIINKGKIVTDKKLNNLVAEQTEQIIEVEFDKKVSESDFIALPDLKSAKNTHDLVWELTFTTATDMRPALFDFAQANNLRTLQIVLKSKNLEQIFREKTAKKQ from the coding sequence ATGTCGATAGAAGTTCAAAATATTTCAAAAAATTACGGAGACCAAAAAGCGTTAGACAACATCAGTTTTTCTGTAAAAAAAGGAGAAATCGTAGGTTTTTTAGGTCCCAATGGTGCCGGAAAATCAACCTTGATGAAAATTTTGACTACTTATTTAACAGCCGATAGCGGAACCGCTATGGTGAACGAACACGATGTAACTTTAGCACAAAAAGAAGTGCAAAAATCGGTTGGATATTTACCAGAACACAATCCGTTGTATTTGGATCTATACGTGAGAGAATATTTGGCTTTTAATGCCGATTTACATAAGGTTGCCAAATCGAGAATAGATGAAGTAATTGCTTTGACAGGATTGACTCCTGAAAGTCATAAGAAAATTGGTGAACTTTCTAAAGGATATCGTCAACGTGTAGGATTAGCAACTGCATTATTACACAATCCAGACGTAATGATTTTAGACGAACCAACAACTGGTTTAGATCCAAATCAGTTGGTTGAAATTCGTGATTTGATTAAAAATATTGGAAAAGACAAAACGGTTTTTTTGTCGACACACATAATGCAAGAAGTTGAGGCTATTTGCGATAGAATTATAATTATCAACAAAGGAAAAATTGTAACTGATAAAAAGCTAAACAATTTAGTTGCTGAACAAACCGAACAAATTATTGAAGTTGAATTTGACAAAAAGGTTTCCGAATCTGATTTTATAGCTTTACCAGATTTAAAATCTGCAAAAAACACGCATGATTTAGTTTGGGAACTTACTTTTACTACGGCAACTGACATGCGACCTGCTTTATTTGATTTTGCACAAGCCAATAATTTAAGAACCTTACAAATTGTATTGAAGAGCAAAAACTTAGAACAAATTTTCAGAGAGAAAACAGCAAAAAAACAATAA
- a CDS encoding tetratricopeptide repeat protein: MKKIIYTFVILFISQLNFANELDSILLKARDFEKKKNYTEAIKAYESYIKNAGDENLKEVFVEVANCYFLDGKKDVAVKYIKKAITKYGFTEDEFIYSTTLNQELSSYALSKVYDDYFALRKQYLATLN; encoded by the coding sequence ATGAAAAAAATTATCTACACTTTCGTGATTTTGTTCATTTCTCAGTTAAACTTTGCAAATGAATTAGATTCTATCCTTTTAAAAGCAAGAGATTTTGAGAAGAAGAAAAATTACACAGAAGCTATCAAGGCATATGAATCATATATTAAAAATGCAGGAGATGAAAATTTAAAAGAAGTTTTTGTTGAAGTTGCAAACTGTTACTTTTTAGATGGAAAAAAAGACGTTGCTGTCAAGTACATCAAAAAAGCAATTACAAAATATGGTTTTACTGAAGATGAATTTATATACAGTACAACCTTAAATCAAGAGTTATCTTCTTATGCTTTATCTAAAGTTTATGATGATTACTTTGCATTAAGAAAGCAGTATTTAGCTACCTTGAACTAA
- the metF gene encoding methylenetetrahydrofolate reductase [NAD(P)H] yields the protein MKVTEHIQNANGKPLFSFEILPPLKGQNIQSIFDSIDPLMEFNPPFIDVTYHREEYEFKELENGLLQKKVVKKRPGTVGICAGIQNKYQVDAIPHILCGGFTKEDTENLLIDLDFLGIDNVVALRGDAVKSEIYFKPEKEGHAYASELVTQISNLNKGIYLDEDLQNSTKTDFCIGVAGYPEKHMEAPSLDSDIHFVKQKIKNGADYIITQMFFDNKKFFDFVTKCRAAGITVPIIPGLKPIATKKQLNLIPHRFSVELPDDLIMEVVKAKDNDAVRQIGIEWCTQQSKELVAAGIPVLHYYSMGKAENVKAIAKEIF from the coding sequence ATGAAAGTAACTGAACATATACAAAACGCCAACGGAAAACCTTTGTTCTCCTTCGAAATTTTACCGCCGTTAAAAGGACAAAACATCCAATCCATTTTTGATAGTATTGATCCGTTGATGGAATTCAATCCGCCATTTATTGATGTTACGTATCATCGTGAGGAATATGAATTCAAAGAGTTAGAAAATGGTTTACTGCAGAAAAAAGTAGTTAAAAAACGACCGGGAACGGTTGGGATTTGTGCTGGAATTCAGAATAAATATCAAGTAGATGCTATTCCGCATATTTTGTGTGGTGGTTTTACGAAAGAAGATACTGAAAATCTGTTGATTGATTTAGATTTCTTAGGAATTGATAATGTCGTAGCACTTCGTGGTGATGCAGTTAAAAGCGAAATTTACTTCAAACCTGAAAAAGAAGGTCACGCTTATGCATCAGAATTAGTGACCCAAATTAGTAATTTGAACAAAGGAATTTATTTAGATGAAGATTTACAAAATTCAACGAAAACCGATTTTTGTATTGGAGTTGCAGGATATCCAGAAAAACATATGGAAGCTCCAAGTTTAGATAGTGATATTCATTTCGTAAAGCAAAAAATCAAAAATGGAGCAGATTATATCATCACCCAAATGTTTTTTGATAATAAAAAATTCTTCGATTTTGTTACAAAATGCAGAGCTGCAGGAATTACTGTTCCAATTATTCCGGGATTGAAACCTATTGCTACTAAAAAACAGTTAAACTTAATTCCGCATCGTTTTAGTGTTGAATTGCCCGATGATTTAATTATGGAAGTTGTTAAAGCAAAAGATAATGATGCCGTAAGACAGATTGGAATTGAATGGTGTACACAACAAAGCAAAGAATTAGTCGCAGCAGGAATTCCGGTGTTGCATTACTATTCTATGGGAAAAGCCGAAAATGTAAAAGCAATAGCAAAAGAAATTTTTTAA
- the metH gene encoding methionine synthase, whose protein sequence is MSYNSDKYLKLSGLEPLIVTPETNFVNVGERTNVTGSRKFLRLIKEEKYNEALSVAREQVEGGAQIIDVNMDEGMLDGVYAMTKFLNLIAAEPDIARVPVMIDSSKWEIIEAGLKVIQGKGVVNSISLKEGEATFIHHAKLIKRYGAAVIVMAFDEKGQADTYERRIEICKRSYDILVSQVGFPAEDIIFDPNIFPVATGMEEHKLNALDFFRASKWIRENLPYANISGGVSNVSFSFRGNDKVREAMHSAFLYHAIQNGMTMGIVNPEMLEIYDEIDPILLEHVEDVLLNRREDATERLLDLAESFKGDIKSNEKAIAEWRNGSVQERLTHSLVKGIDEFIEIDIEEARQLAKKPIEVIEINLMAGMNVVGDLFGSGKMFLPQVVKSARVMKKAVAYLLPYIEALKDGSTSSSAGKVLMATVKGDVHDIGKNIVSVVLACNNFEIIDLGVMVPPEKIIEIAVKENVDIIGLSGLITPSLDEMVYLAKEMDKLNIKIPVMIGGATTSRAHTAVKIAPEYKETVVHVNDASRAVTVATNLLQPETKITYAKSLREEYDTLREGYLNRSREKNFLSIEEARKNKFKIDWNTFEPVKPNFIGTKTIEVELSELVDFIDWTPFFQSWELYGKFPAILTDEIVGEQATNLFEDAQKMLAQIVSEKWFTAKGILGIFPANTINDDDIEVNLPASSFQLLTLRQQSQKTVGAPNIALADFIAPKEIGKQDYIGCFCVSTGFGVDEKASEFEKQLDDYNSILTKALGDRLAEAFAEYLHLKVRKEIWGYALDEVLSNEELIKEKYKGIRPAPGYPACPDHLEKPTIWKLLNVEQEIGVKLTESMAMWPAASVSGYYFASPESKYFGLGKIKKDQLEDYAKRRNISIEQAEKWLSPNLAD, encoded by the coding sequence ATGAGTTATAATTCCGATAAGTATTTAAAATTATCAGGTTTAGAACCTTTGATTGTAACGCCAGAAACCAATTTTGTAAATGTTGGAGAACGAACAAATGTTACGGGATCTCGTAAATTTCTTCGTTTAATTAAAGAAGAAAAGTACAACGAAGCGCTTTCGGTTGCGCGTGAACAAGTGGAAGGAGGAGCGCAAATCATCGACGTCAATATGGATGAAGGGATGTTAGATGGCGTTTATGCGATGACCAAATTTCTTAATCTAATCGCCGCGGAACCAGATATTGCAAGAGTTCCTGTAATGATTGATAGTTCCAAATGGGAAATTATTGAAGCGGGTTTGAAAGTCATTCAAGGAAAAGGTGTAGTGAATTCGATTTCTCTAAAAGAAGGAGAAGCTACTTTTATTCATCATGCTAAATTAATTAAACGATACGGAGCAGCTGTAATTGTTATGGCTTTTGATGAAAAGGGTCAAGCAGATACCTATGAAAGACGCATTGAAATTTGTAAAAGAAGTTACGATATTTTAGTTAGCCAAGTTGGTTTCCCTGCCGAGGATATCATTTTTGATCCCAATATTTTTCCAGTAGCAACGGGAATGGAAGAGCATAAATTAAATGCCTTAGATTTCTTTCGAGCATCCAAATGGATTCGCGAAAATCTTCCGTATGCGAATATTTCTGGTGGTGTGAGTAACGTGTCTTTTTCTTTCCGTGGAAACGATAAAGTGCGTGAGGCGATGCATTCGGCGTTCTTGTATCATGCCATTCAAAACGGAATGACAATGGGAATTGTGAATCCTGAAATGTTGGAAATTTATGATGAAATAGATCCCATTTTATTAGAACACGTTGAAGACGTTTTATTAAATAGACGTGAAGATGCTACCGAACGTTTATTGGATTTAGCCGAAAGTTTCAAAGGCGATATAAAATCGAATGAAAAAGCTATTGCCGAATGGCGAAATGGCTCGGTTCAAGAGCGATTAACACATTCATTAGTAAAAGGAATCGACGAATTTATCGAAATTGATATTGAAGAAGCGCGTCAGTTGGCCAAAAAACCAATCGAAGTGATTGAAATCAATCTGATGGCTGGAATGAATGTGGTGGGTGATTTGTTCGGAAGCGGAAAAATGTTCTTGCCGCAAGTAGTAAAATCGGCACGTGTGATGAAAAAAGCGGTGGCTTATTTGCTTCCTTATATTGAAGCTTTAAAAGATGGTTCAACTTCGTCAAGTGCTGGTAAAGTATTAATGGCAACTGTAAAAGGCGATGTGCATGATATAGGAAAAAACATTGTTTCAGTAGTTTTAGCGTGTAATAATTTCGAAATTATCGATTTAGGTGTAATGGTTCCGCCAGAAAAAATCATTGAAATTGCGGTTAAAGAAAATGTAGATATTATCGGTTTGAGCGGTTTGATTACACCTTCTCTTGACGAAATGGTGTATTTGGCCAAAGAAATGGATAAGTTGAATATCAAAATTCCTGTAATGATTGGTGGTGCTACAACTTCACGAGCACATACTGCTGTAAAAATCGCACCAGAATATAAGGAAACGGTGGTTCATGTGAATGATGCTTCGCGAGCGGTAACAGTTGCAACCAATTTATTGCAACCTGAGACTAAAATTACTTATGCTAAATCACTTCGAGAAGAATATGATACGCTTAGAGAAGGGTATTTGAATAGAAGTCGTGAGAAAAATTTCTTATCGATTGAAGAAGCGCGTAAAAATAAATTCAAAATCGATTGGAATACGTTCGAACCGGTAAAACCAAATTTCATCGGCACAAAAACCATTGAAGTCGAACTTTCAGAATTAGTAGATTTCATCGATTGGACCCCATTTTTTCAGTCTTGGGAATTGTATGGAAAATTTCCAGCGATTTTAACGGATGAAATTGTAGGTGAACAAGCGACGAATTTGTTTGAAGATGCACAAAAAATGCTTGCTCAAATTGTTTCGGAAAAATGGTTCACTGCAAAAGGAATTTTAGGAATTTTTCCAGCCAATACTATCAATGATGACGATATCGAAGTAAATCTTCCAGCTTCCAGCTTCCAACTTCTAACTTTAAGACAACAATCCCAAAAAACGGTTGGAGCTCCAAACATAGCTTTGGCGGATTTTATTGCACCAAAAGAAATTGGAAAACAAGATTACATTGGGTGTTTCTGTGTGTCAACTGGTTTTGGAGTGGATGAAAAAGCTTCGGAGTTTGAAAAGCAATTAGACGATTATAATTCGATTTTGACAAAAGCGTTAGGCGATAGATTAGCAGAAGCTTTCGCAGAATATTTGCACCTAAAAGTGCGTAAAGAAATTTGGGGTTACGCTTTAGATGAGGTGTTGTCAAATGAGGAATTAATTAAAGAAAAATACAAAGGAATTCGTCCAGCACCTGGTTATCCAGCTTGTCCTGACCATTTGGAAAAACCAACGATTTGGAAATTACTAAATGTAGAACAAGAAATAGGCGTGAAGTTAACTGAAAGTATGGCAATGTGGCCAGCAGCTTCTGTTTCTGGATATTATTTTGCGAGCCCAGAAAGTAAATATTTTGGTTTAGGAAAAATTAAAAAAGACCAATTAGAAGATTACGCCAAAAGAAGAAATATTAGTATTGAACAAGCCGAAAAATGGCTCTCACCCAATTTAGCAGATTAA